Proteins from one Coregonus clupeaformis isolate EN_2021a chromosome 25, ASM2061545v1, whole genome shotgun sequence genomic window:
- the ndufaf1 gene encoding complex I intermediate-associated protein 30, mitochondrial isoform X1, with amino-acid sequence MAVSRATHFTPAGRFLGSCYKQRLLAPHLSVGWRAVSGGEYRRPGQTQDNTPIWKKFDFNKGVEGMRKHFTLLKNEFLGRWTGPEGKPLIEHFLEQTRVIWEFRGPESLEQWTVSSDREIGGRSEAYLKLGRNNATCLMYGTLCSAPPRDGETQYSGYCTLRSKPLMGSFDSKKHHDWSSFNTLHLRIRGDGRPWMINVGAETYFSHQKDDMYSYFLYTQGGPYWQDVKIPFSKFFLSSRGRVQDDQHPLWLDKVNTIGITLGDKADGPFQLEIDFVAVCNDRAHTEEFAYEVYKRNPEV; translated from the exons ATGGCAGTGTCAAGGGCTACACATTTCACCCCAGCAGGGAGATTTCTTGGCTCCTGCTACAAACAGAGACTCTTGGCCCCCCACCTGTCTGTGGGATGGAGGGCTGTCTCCGGAGGAGAGTACAGACGGCCAGGCCAGACGCAGGACAACACCCCCATATGGAAGAAGTTTGACTTCAATAAAGGTGTGGAGGGGATGCGAAAGCATTTTACCCTGCTGAAGAACGAGTTTCTGGGCCGCTGGACAGGGCCGGAGGGGAAGCCACTGATTGAACATTTCCTGGAGCAGACCAGGGTGATCTGGGAGTTCAGAGGGCCAGAGAGCCTGGAGCAGTGGACGGTGTCTTCAGACCGAGAGATCGGTGGGAGGAGCGAGGCCTATCTGAAGCTAGGCAGGAACAACGCTACGTGTCTGATGTATGGGACCCTCTGCTCTGCTCCCCCCAGGGACGGAGAAACGCAGTATAGTGGATACTGCACACTGCGCTCCAAACCGCTCATG GGTTCGTTTGACAGTAAGAAGCATCACGATTGGTCCAGCTTCAACACCCTGCACCTGCGTATCCGTGGTGACGGGCGGCCATGGATGATCAACGTCGGGGCGGAGACCTACTTCTCACACCAGAAGGACGACATGTACAGTTACTTCCTCTACACACAGGGAGGACCTTACTGGCAAGATGTCAAG ATTCCATTCTCAAAATTCTTCCTCTCTAGTCGGGGGAGGGTACAAGATGATCAACATCCTCTCTGGTTGGACAAG GTTAACACCATTGGAATTACGTTGGGTGATAAGGCAGACGGTCCATTTCAACTGGAGATTGATTTTGTTGCCGTGTGTAATGACCGTGCACACACAGAGGAGTTTGCATATGAGGTATACAAGAGGAACCCTGAAGTCTGA
- the ndufaf1 gene encoding complex I intermediate-associated protein 30, mitochondrial isoform X2, giving the protein MAVSRATHFTPAGRFLGSCYKQRLLAPHLSVGWRAVSGGEYRRPGQTQDNTPIWKKFDFNKGVEGMRKHFTLLKNEFLGRWTGPEGKPLIEHFLEQTRVIWEFRGPESLEQWTVSSDREIGGRSEAYLKLGRNNATCLMYGTLCSAPPRDGETQYSGYCTLRSKPLMGSFDSKKHHDWSSFNTLHLRIRGDGRPWMINVGAETYFSHQKDDMYSYFLYTQGGPYWQDVKIPFSKFFLSSRGRVQDDQHPLWLDKVRKC; this is encoded by the exons ATGGCAGTGTCAAGGGCTACACATTTCACCCCAGCAGGGAGATTTCTTGGCTCCTGCTACAAACAGAGACTCTTGGCCCCCCACCTGTCTGTGGGATGGAGGGCTGTCTCCGGAGGAGAGTACAGACGGCCAGGCCAGACGCAGGACAACACCCCCATATGGAAGAAGTTTGACTTCAATAAAGGTGTGGAGGGGATGCGAAAGCATTTTACCCTGCTGAAGAACGAGTTTCTGGGCCGCTGGACAGGGCCGGAGGGGAAGCCACTGATTGAACATTTCCTGGAGCAGACCAGGGTGATCTGGGAGTTCAGAGGGCCAGAGAGCCTGGAGCAGTGGACGGTGTCTTCAGACCGAGAGATCGGTGGGAGGAGCGAGGCCTATCTGAAGCTAGGCAGGAACAACGCTACGTGTCTGATGTATGGGACCCTCTGCTCTGCTCCCCCCAGGGACGGAGAAACGCAGTATAGTGGATACTGCACACTGCGCTCCAAACCGCTCATG GGTTCGTTTGACAGTAAGAAGCATCACGATTGGTCCAGCTTCAACACCCTGCACCTGCGTATCCGTGGTGACGGGCGGCCATGGATGATCAACGTCGGGGCGGAGACCTACTTCTCACACCAGAAGGACGACATGTACAGTTACTTCCTCTACACACAGGGAGGACCTTACTGGCAAGATGTCAAG ATTCCATTCTCAAAATTCTTCCTCTCTAGTCGGGGGAGGGTACAAGATGATCAACATCCTCTCTGGTTGGACAAGGTAAGAAAAT GTTAA
- the LOC121539075 gene encoding nucleolar and spindle-associated protein 1, which translates to MELDSMKYAELRSLAKEVGLKTSKLKADKLLKALKEHFQQDNPQEDVAVDEDETGIAAQDDINSTQEVNNSSQEVNNSSQDDEPSLKPPTQEFVTKRRGRGRPKKRKEPEDEEPVCVPMVPLTPAEMLEKLAEPSIGKGSAKRRRASAAKDSGVAALVEESQKTNVETQPEPGHKDAVTFEKGVGQKVVKPVGKIPRHEGLLKRTKSMLKPTTPNFRKLHEAHFKRMESIDSYVERKTKQIDLFRSSVKELKVLSDKTLSKPTEGNPPAISTPRCASLFSPASRRPATDKCRQSRVSAGKSAADKRRLSASKPATDKSRRTRVTATNSPRKDTVVPFRPTVLSTCRINVRFSQATQDNEHKRSMVKTPARARMSPRVDLITPGKETKVGGKREVNKTSVLSSTKTPGTAFVFNANASVLSNTPGTNKKANFDLKASLSKPLTYKPHRGKLKPFGETKENTADQSQTVPSHQKNYKQHLVQTREERRTKQTEDRKRKKEEMLGARRGLVMT; encoded by the exons ATGGAATTGGATTCCATGAAATATGCCGAATTGCGCAGCCTTGCAAAGGAGGTTGGGCTCAAAACCTCAAAACTGAAG GCTGATAAGCTTCTGAAGGCGCTCAAGGAGCACTTCCAGCAAGACAACCCGCAGGAAGATGTTGCAGTGGAC GAAGATGAGACTGGCATTGCTGCACAGGATGATATCAACTCAACCCAGGAAGTCAACAATTCATCACAGGAAGTCAACAACTCATCACAGGATGATGAGCCTTCCCTAAAACCTCCAACTCAGGAGTTTGTAACCAAACGTCGTGGTAGAGGGCGACCGAAGAAGAGGAAGGAGCCAGAAGATGAGGAACCGGTGTGTGTCCCGATGGTGCCACTCACCCCAGCAGAG ATGCTTGAGAAGCTGGCTGAACCCAGCATCGGCAAAGGGAGTGCTAAGAGAAGGAGAGCGTCTGCCGCTAAGGATTCTGGGGTGGCAGCACTAGTGGAGGAGTCACAGAAAACCAACGTTGAGACGCAGCCTGAACCTGGCCACAAAGATGCAGTGACATTTGAGAAAG GAGTGGGACAGAAGGTGGTGAAACCAGTAGGAAAGATCCCTCGCCATGAGGGGCTCCTGAAGAGGACTAAGTCTATGCTGAAGCCTACTACACCAA ACTTCAGAAAGCTCCATGAGGCACATTTCAAGAGGATGGAGTCAATTGATTCATACGTGGAAAGGAAGACCAAGCAAATTGATTTGTTCAGAAGTTCAGTGAAGGAACTGAAG GTTCTGTCAGATAAGACTCTTTCTAAACCAACTGAAGGAAACCCTCCAGCA ATCTCGACCCCGAGGTGTGCCTCCCTGTTCAGCCCAGCATCCCGGAGACCTGCCACAGACAAATGCAGACAGAGCCGGGTCTCAGCCGGCAAATCTGCTGCAGACAAACGTAGACTCTCGGCCAGCAAGCCAGCTACGGACAAAAGCAGACGGACCCGGGTCACAGCCACTAACTCCCCCCGGAAGGACACTGTTGTTCCATTCAGACCAACAGTCCTGTCCACTTGCAGGATCAATGTTCG GTTCTCTCAGGCTACTCAGGATAATGAGCACAAGAGGTCCATGGTGAAGACACCAGCACGAGCACGCATGTCACCCCGTGTGGACCTCATCACTCCTGGGAAAGAGACTAAAGTTGGCGGGAAACGTGAAGTCAACAAGACCTCTGTTCTCTCTAGCACCAAGACGCCAG GAACAGCATTTGTGTTTAATGCAAACGCCAGTGTTCTTTCTAACACTCCTGGAACCAACAAGAAGGCCAACTTTGATCTGAAGGCCAGTCTCTCTAAACCTCTCACCTACAAGCCTCACAGGG GGAAGCTGAAGCCTTTTGGAGAGACCAAGGAGAACACAGCTGACCAGTCTCAGACTGTTCCTTCACACCAGAAGAACTACAAACAGCACCTGGTTCAGACAAG ggaggaaaggaggacaaAACAGACTGAAGACAGGAAGCGGAAGAAAGAGGAGATGCTTGGAGCCAGACGAGGCCTCGTCATGACCTAA